A stretch of the Gracilinanus agilis isolate LMUSP501 chromosome 4, AgileGrace, whole genome shotgun sequence genome encodes the following:
- the LHFPL5 gene encoding LHFPL tetraspan subfamily member 5 protein, with amino-acid sequence MTKLLPAQEAARIYHTNYVRNARAVGVMWGTLTICFSVLVMALFIQPYWIGDSINTPQAGYFGLFSYCVGNALTSELICKGSPLDFKTIPSGAFKTAMFFVAVAMFLIIGSTICFSLFFVCNTATVYKICAWMQLAAATGLMIGCLVYPDGWDSSEVKRMCGDQTGKYTLGACTIRWAFLLAMISIMDALILSILAFVLGYRQDKLLPDDYKADGKEEV; translated from the exons ATGACGAAGCTGCTGCCTGCCCAAGAGGCAGCCAGGATCTATCACACCAACTATGTGCGGAATGCCCGGGCGGTAGGGGTGATGTGGGGCACCCTCACTATCTGCTTCTCTGTTCTGGTCATGGCTCTGTTTATTCAACCCTACTGGATTGGAGACAGTATCAACACACCCCAGGCTGGCTACTTCGGCCTCTTTTCTTATTGTGTAGGCAATGCCTTGACTTCAGAGCTTATCTGCAAGGGCAGCCCCCTGGACTTCAAGACCATACCTTCCGGTGCCTTTAAGACTGCCATGTTCTTCGTGGCTGTTGCCATGTTTCTCATCATTGGCTCCACCATCTGCTTCAGCCTCTTCTTTGTCTGCAACACAGCTACCGTCTACAAGATCTGTGCCTGGATGCAGCTGGCAGCTG CCACGGGCTTAATGATTGGCTGTTTGGTCTACCCGGATGGCTGGGACTCTAGTGAGGTAAAGCGCATGTGTGGGGACCAGACGGGCAAATACACGCTGGGTGCCTGTACCATCCGCTGGGCTTTCCTGCTCGCTATGATCAGCATCATGGACGCCCTCATTCTCTCCATTCTGGCTTTTGTTCTCGGTTACCGGCAAGATAAACTCCTCCCGGATGACTACAAAGCAGATGGAAAAG AGGAAGTCTGA
- the CLPS gene encoding colipase isoform X1 — MEKVLILLLISLAVAYAAPDPRGLVINLDNGELCMNSAQCKSKCCHRTSGLSLARCADKAPENSECSPKTLYGVYYKCPCERGLTCEVDKTIVGTITNSDFGICHDIGRSKE, encoded by the exons ATGGAGAAGGTCCTTATCCTGTTGCTGATCTCCTTGGCTGTAGCCTACGCCGCCCCTGACCCTCGGGGTCTGGTCATCAACCTG GACAATGGGGAGCTGTGCATGAATAGCGCCCAGTGTAAGAGCAAATGCTGCCACCGGACCAGTGGTCTGAGCCTGGCCCGCTGTGCCGACAAAGCCCCTGAGAATAGCGAATGTTCTCCCAAG ACACTCTATGGAGTTTACTACAAGTGTCCCTGTGAGAGGGGATTGACCTGCGAGGTGGACAAGACCATTGTGGGCACCATCACTAACAGCGACTTTGGTATCTGCCATGATATTGGCCGTTCAAAGGAATAA
- the CLPS gene encoding colipase isoform X2, whose translation MEKVLILLLISLAVAYAAPDPRGLVINLTLYGVYYKCPCERGLTCEVDKTIVGTITNSDFGICHDIGRSKE comes from the exons ATGGAGAAGGTCCTTATCCTGTTGCTGATCTCCTTGGCTGTAGCCTACGCCGCCCCTGACCCTCGGGGTCTGGTCATCAACCTG ACACTCTATGGAGTTTACTACAAGTGTCCCTGTGAGAGGGGATTGACCTGCGAGGTGGACAAGACCATTGTGGGCACCATCACTAACAGCGACTTTGGTATCTGCCATGATATTGGCCGTTCAAAGGAATAA